Proteins encoded together in one Actinomycetota bacterium window:
- a CDS encoding molybdopterin-dependent oxidoreductase, translating to MTLSSGMIRVLLMALAGALVVLPVSCGQTAIQLDGVEIRNYQGQDLSSVATDFRENSIKGPQYIDRDSYRLEIGGLVDNHESLTYDQVLNRQHYSKVSELQCVEGWSVNILWEGVLVRDLIRDAGARPEANTVILRAVDGYSTSFPLSFFYDRDIIMASRMNDVTIPPERGFPFMLVAEDKWGYKWIKWITSIELSNDPNFKGYWEQRGYNQNGDVTGPKY from the coding sequence ATGACTCTTTCCTCTGGCATGATCCGTGTGCTGTTAATGGCCCTGGCCGGCGCCCTGGTCGTGCTGCCCGTCTCCTGCGGGCAGACAGCCATCCAGCTGGACGGCGTCGAGATCAGAAATTATCAGGGCCAGGACCTCTCCTCGGTTGCCACCGATTTCCGTGAGAACTCGATCAAGGGCCCGCAGTACATAGACAGGGACAGCTACCGGCTTGAGATCGGCGGCCTGGTCGACAACCACGAATCGCTCACATACGACCAGGTGCTGAACCGCCAGCACTATTCGAAAGTCTCGGAACTGCAGTGCGTTGAGGGCTGGAGCGTGAACATCCTCTGGGAAGGCGTCCTTGTCCGCGACCTCATCCGCGATGCGGGCGCACGGCCCGAGGCCAACACGGTGATATTGCGCGCCGTCGACGGGTACTCGACTTCCTTCCCGCTTTCCTTTTTCTATGACAGGGACATCATCATGGCCAGCCGCATGAACGATGTCACGATACCGCCGGAGCGTGGGTTCCCCTTCATGCTGGTCGCTGAGGACAAATGGGGCTACAAATGGATCAAGTGGATAACCAGCATAGAGCTCTCGAACGACCCCAACTTCAAGGGATACTGGGAGCAGAGAGGTTATAACCAGAACGGGGATGTCACCGGGCCCAAGTACTAG
- a CDS encoding lactate utilization protein gives MEFVQLPEPARIERAAEGIRNRGMYAETVQSPEQALERLVSLIPEGASVMTGASVTLEKIGFIDLLISGKHPWKNLKDKIFAEKDPARLVELRRRSTMADYFMGSVHAITEAGELVIASASGSQLPAYAYCARNIIWIAGTQKIVPDLDSGFRRLREYVFPLEDRRMKSTGAAGSAINKVLVIYGEPEYSRRMVTMILVNEKLGF, from the coding sequence ATGGAATTCGTTCAGCTACCGGAGCCTGCCCGAATCGAGCGCGCCGCCGAGGGCATACGCAATCGCGGCATGTATGCCGAGACGGTTCAATCTCCGGAACAGGCGCTCGAGAGACTGGTCAGCCTGATCCCCGAGGGAGCCTCGGTCATGACCGGGGCCTCGGTCACGCTGGAAAAGATCGGCTTTATCGATCTGCTGATCTCGGGCAAACATCCCTGGAAGAACCTCAAGGACAAGATCTTCGCGGAAAAAGATCCGGCCAGGCTGGTGGAGCTGCGCCGGCGCAGCACCATGGCTGACTACTTCATGGGCAGCGTGCACGCGATAACAGAAGCGGGCGAGCTGGTTATAGCCTCAGCTTCCGGCAGCCAGCTGCCGGCATATGCCTACTGCGCCAGGAACATCATCTGGATCGCAGGGACGCAAAAGATAGTGCCCGATCTCGACAGCGGATTCCGGCGCTTGCGGGAATATGTCTTCCCCCTGGAAGACCGTCGCATGAAGAGCACCGGCGCCGCCGGCAGCGCCATCAACAAGGTGCTTGTCATCTACGGCGAGCCCGAATATTCCAGGCGCATGGTGACCATGATACTCGTCAACGAAAAGCTGGGCTTCTGA
- a CDS encoding 2-oxo acid dehydrogenase subunit E2 has product MVDAGRLARRRQFIHGLFEVDVTRTRQLIRGHRLRTGQPLSMTAYVAWCLAQAVDRDKSVQAMRSWGNRLVIFDDVDIYMPIEIDLDGRKFPYLHTLRNANSRTPTDLDAEIRAVKSMPEQSGSAGTWRYMQWFVRLPHFVRMLIQWVVFKNPDWVKQHAGTVELTAIGMFGRGGGWGIYNPNHTLAVVIGGVVKKPAAVDGGIEVREFLDLSVQVDHDIIDGGPAARFASQLREMIETGHGLAEQSVEQAPASSKPVSRNPA; this is encoded by the coding sequence ATGGTCGATGCCGGACGCCTGGCGCGCCGGCGCCAGTTCATCCATGGGCTATTCGAGGTGGATGTGACCAGGACCCGCCAGTTGATCCGCGGGCACCGGCTCCGCACCGGGCAGCCGCTCTCGATGACCGCTTACGTCGCCTGGTGCCTGGCGCAGGCGGTTGACCGGGATAAAAGCGTGCAGGCGATGCGTTCCTGGGGAAACCGGCTGGTGATATTCGACGACGTCGACATCTACATGCCGATCGAGATCGATCTCGACGGCAGGAAATTCCCCTATCTTCACACTCTGCGCAATGCCAACAGCAGGACCCCCACCGATCTCGATGCCGAGATCCGGGCAGTCAAGAGCATGCCCGAGCAGAGCGGCAGCGCCGGCACCTGGCGCTACATGCAGTGGTTTGTCCGTCTGCCGCATTTTGTCAGGATGCTGATCCAGTGGGTAGTGTTTAAAAACCCTGATTGGGTCAAGCAACATGCCGGCACGGTGGAGCTGACGGCGATCGGGATGTTCGGCCGCGGCGGCGGTTGGGGAATCTACAATCCCAATCACACGCTGGCGGTCGTCATCGGCGGCGTAGTCAAGAAGCCCGCTGCCGTCGACGGCGGCATCGAGGTGCGCGAGTTCCTCGATCTGTCGGTGCAGGTGGACCATGACATCATCGACGGCGGCCCCGCGGCCCGTTTCGCCAGCCAGCTCCGGGAGATGATCGAAACCGGCCATGGGCTGGCGGAGCAGTCTGTGGAGCAGGCGCCGGCATCATCGAAGCCGGTTTCCCGCAATCCCGCGTAA